The Piliocolobus tephrosceles isolate RC106 chromosome 2, ASM277652v3, whole genome shotgun sequence genome window below encodes:
- the C2H3orf80 gene encoding uncharacterized membrane protein C3orf80 homolog, which produces MWGPGVTAEGLSVAPAPPPLLPLLLLLALALVAPSRGGGGCAELACGERERCCDATNATAVRCCKLPLHAFLDNVGWFVRKLSGLLILLVLFAIGYFLQRIICPSPRRYPRGQARPGQRPGPPGGAGSLRGAGPPDDDDDSPALLRDEAAAGSQDSLLDSGGGGRGRGGGRRSDPSCASEHELRVVSPVFLQLPSYEEVKYLPTYEESMRLQQLSPGEVVLPVSVLGRPRGGIAAEPDGGEGRFPLI; this is translated from the coding sequence ATGTGGGGGCCTGGGGTCACGGCCGAGGGCCTGTCGGTGGCTCCAGCGCCGCCGCCTCTGCTGCCGCTGCTGCTACTGCTGGCGCTGGCGCTGGTGGCGCCCTCGCGGGGCGGCGGGGGCTGCGCGGAGCTGGCGTGCGGCGAGCGGGAGCGCTGCTGCGACGCGACCAACGCCACGGCGGTACGCTGCTGCAAGCTGCCGCTGCACGCCTTCCTGGACAACGTGGGCTGGTTCGTCCGCAAGCTCTCCGGGCTGCTCATCCTGCTGGTGCTCTTCGCCATCGGCTATTTCCTGCAGCGCATCATCTGCCCCAGTCCACGCAGGTACCCGCGCGGCCAGGCGCGCCCGGGACAGCGGCCCGGGCCTCCTGGGGGCGCCGGATCGCTGAGGGGCGCGGGGCCGCCCGACGACGACGACGACTCGCCCGCTCTGCTACGCGACGAGGCGGCAGCCGGCTCGCAGGACTCACTGCTGGACAGTGGCGGCGGCGGCCGGGGCCGGGGAGGCGGCCGGCGCTCGGACCCCTCCTGCGCCTCAGAACACGAGCTGCGTGTAGTGTCGCCGGTCTTCCTGCAGTTGCCCAGCTACGAGGAGGTCAAGTATCTGCCCACCTACGAGGAGTCCATGCGGCTGCAGCAGCTCAGTCCTGGGGAGGTCGTGCTGCCAGTGTCAGTGCTCGGCCGCCCGCGAGGCGGGATCGCCGCGGAGCCCGACGGCGGCGAGGGCCGCTTCCCCCTTATCTGA